A window from Listeria seeligeri serovar 1/2b str. SLCC3954 encodes these proteins:
- the ppaX gene encoding pyrophosphatase PpaX — MTGKITTLLFDLDGTLINTNELIIKTFQATFQEFLPDRVFTREDILPFIGPSLMETFREINPAHAEEMRVFYREFNLKHHDDLILEYDGVYEAIRALYEEDYKLGIVSTKMYDTIMRGLKVTGLDKFFQVVIGLDQVSNAKPDPEGIEMALSLLNATKEEAIMIGDNYHDIEAGKNAETLTAGVAWAIKGPEHLAQFQPDFMLTKMSDLLAIVRDEE; from the coding sequence ATGACTGGGAAAATTACTACATTGTTGTTTGACTTAGACGGCACACTGATAAATACTAACGAATTAATTATTAAAACTTTTCAAGCAACGTTTCAAGAATTCTTACCTGATCGTGTTTTTACAAGAGAGGATATTTTACCGTTTATTGGTCCTTCATTAATGGAAACATTTCGTGAAATAAATCCGGCACATGCAGAAGAAATGCGCGTTTTTTACCGCGAATTTAATTTGAAGCATCATGATGATTTGATTTTGGAATATGATGGAGTTTATGAAGCAATTCGCGCTTTGTATGAAGAAGATTATAAATTAGGGATAGTGTCTACTAAAATGTACGATACAATTATGCGAGGTCTTAAAGTTACTGGTCTAGATAAGTTTTTCCAAGTAGTGATTGGGTTAGATCAAGTATCTAATGCTAAGCCTGATCCTGAGGGGATTGAGATGGCTCTATCACTCCTTAATGCAACGAAAGAAGAAGCGATTATGATAGGTGATAATTACCACGACATCGAAGCGGGGAAAAATGCAGAAACATTAACTGCAGGCGTGGCTTGGGCGATTAAAGGTCCAGAACATTTAGCGCAGTTTCAACCAGACTTTATGTTAACAAAAATGAGCGATTTACTTGCGATTGTTAGGGACGAGGAATAA
- the hprK gene encoding HPr(Ser) kinase/phosphatase codes for MTKSVTVKDLVERLNLELICSEKGLERPILTSDLSRPGLELTGFFSYYPEDRVQLFGMTEISFSEGMEPEERLKRYRQMCTKRTPAFVISRNLEVPKELVEAAKEASIPVLRSRLKTTRLSVYITNYLESRLAPVISMHGVLVDIYGLGVLITGSSGVGKSETALELVKRGHRLVADDNVEIRQEDELTLIGSSPAIIEHLLEIRGLGIINVMTLFGAGAVRSSKKITIVVHLENWDPDKHYDRVGLDQEKTKIFDMDIPKITVPVRPGRNLSVIIEVAAMNFRLKNMGYNAAEQFTQDLNNLIGHNSSMND; via the coding sequence ATGACAAAATCGGTTACAGTAAAGGATTTAGTAGAACGACTTAATTTAGAGTTAATTTGTTCAGAAAAGGGACTTGAACGGCCAATTTTAACAAGTGATTTGTCGAGACCAGGTCTAGAACTTACAGGCTTTTTCTCCTATTACCCGGAAGATCGAGTGCAGCTTTTTGGGATGACAGAAATCTCTTTTTCAGAAGGTATGGAACCAGAAGAACGACTTAAAAGGTATCGACAAATGTGTACAAAGCGAACTCCAGCTTTTGTGATTTCGAGAAATTTAGAGGTGCCGAAAGAATTAGTGGAAGCAGCAAAAGAAGCGAGCATTCCAGTGCTTCGTTCGCGACTTAAGACGACTAGATTGTCCGTCTATATTACGAATTACTTAGAAAGCAGACTGGCACCAGTAATTTCAATGCATGGTGTTTTAGTGGATATATATGGACTTGGAGTTTTGATTACAGGTAGCAGTGGTGTTGGTAAAAGCGAGACGGCGCTTGAGCTTGTGAAACGAGGACATCGACTGGTGGCGGATGATAATGTTGAAATCCGTCAAGAAGATGAATTGACATTAATTGGTTCTTCGCCAGCTATTATTGAACATTTGTTGGAAATTCGTGGACTTGGAATTATTAATGTGATGACGTTATTTGGCGCGGGGGCAGTTCGTTCAAGTAAGAAAATAACGATTGTTGTGCACCTTGAAAATTGGGACCCAGATAAACATTATGACCGTGTTGGTTTAGATCAAGAGAAAACAAAAATCTTTGATATGGATATTCCAAAAATCACTGTCCCAGTTCGTCCAGGGCGAAATTTATCTGTTATTATCGAAGTAGCGGCAATGAATTTCCGATTGAAAAATATGGGTTATAATGCAGCGGAACAGTTTACACAAGACCTTAATAATCTAATAGGTCATAATAGTAGCATGAATGATTAA
- a CDS encoding aldose epimerase family protein has product MISIEVKKQYFGDLAGETVWQWTMINDHGMKMSVLNYGAIITSVETIDKFGEFANISLGFTKLEDYLAYSPYFGAVVGPVAGRITKGQFNLDGNRFQLSRNDGANSLHGGKGNFSKRMWDVTVEEQPDQIVMTFYYQWADRENGYPGKIDTKMTYTLNNKNEWIINYEAETEKPTIYNPSNHIYFNLTGDAGSTVLGHQLMVNSERFLPVDDETLPIGENRPVKDSIFDLQAAREIAEITSSDNEQIKIVGAGLDHAFVLKHENERPDAVLFEPTSGRCIEMETTSESVVVYTANSLSSKFEIDKKPVPKYAGITMETQGLVDAINQPGFGDIVLRPGETFTANTTFRFTVDRRNI; this is encoded by the coding sequence GTGATCTCTATCGAAGTTAAAAAACAATATTTTGGTGATTTAGCAGGAGAAACTGTTTGGCAGTGGACAATGATAAATGACCATGGAATGAAAATGAGCGTTTTGAATTATGGAGCAATTATCACTTCTGTTGAAACAATCGACAAATTTGGTGAATTTGCGAATATTAGTCTTGGATTTACAAAATTGGAGGATTATTTGGCTTATTCACCATATTTTGGTGCAGTTGTTGGGCCGGTTGCAGGACGGATTACGAAAGGACAATTTAATCTAGATGGAAATCGGTTCCAATTATCGCGAAATGATGGTGCAAACTCGCTTCACGGCGGTAAAGGTAATTTTAGTAAAAGAATGTGGGATGTCACTGTTGAAGAACAGCCAGATCAAATCGTGATGACTTTTTACTATCAATGGGCGGATAGAGAAAATGGCTATCCGGGGAAAATAGATACGAAAATGACGTATACGCTAAATAATAAGAATGAATGGATAATTAATTATGAAGCAGAGACGGAAAAACCAACCATTTACAATCCGAGCAATCATATTTACTTTAATCTCACTGGTGATGCTGGCTCCACTGTGTTAGGACATCAACTTATGGTTAATAGTGAACGTTTCTTGCCGGTAGACGATGAAACACTGCCAATCGGTGAAAATCGACCTGTGAAAGATTCAATATTTGATTTGCAAGCAGCTCGTGAAATAGCTGAAATTACTAGTAGTGATAATGAGCAAATAAAAATAGTTGGCGCTGGACTTGACCATGCTTTTGTTTTGAAACATGAAAATGAACGTCCAGATGCAGTTTTATTTGAGCCTACTTCAGGTAGATGTATCGAAATGGAAACAACTTCAGAATCAGTCGTTGTTTATACCGCGAATAGTTTGTCGAGTAAATTTGAAATCGACAAGAAGCCAGTACCAAAGTACGCGGGAATAACCATGGAAACACAGGGCTTGGTTGATGCTATTAATCAACCGGGATTTGGTGATATTGTGCTAAGACCTGGAGAAACATTTACAGCTAACACTACTTTCCGCTTTACCGTAGATAGACGAAATATCTAG
- a CDS encoding PspC domain-containing protein, with protein sequence MKKLYKSSSQKMISGVCGGLAEYFGIEVTIIRLIWAGLTLFAGSGILLYIIAAIIIPKETPEWE encoded by the coding sequence ATGAAAAAGTTATATAAATCTTCTTCACAAAAAATGATCAGTGGTGTCTGTGGTGGACTTGCAGAGTATTTTGGAATTGAAGTAACGATTATTCGTTTAATCTGGGCGGGTCTAACACTGTTTGCTGGTTCAGGAATTCTTCTTTACATTATCGCTGCAATCATAATTCCAAAAGAAACCCCTGAATGGGAGTGA
- the galE gene encoding UDP-glucose 4-epimerase GalE: MSIIVLGGAGYIGSHAVAELVNRGYNVVVVDNLKTGHKEAIHEKAKFYQGDIRDKDFLSSVFERETVDGVMHFAASSLVGESMEEPLKYLNNNVYGTQILLEVMEQFGVKNIVFSSSAATYGEPEQVPIIESMPTNPESTYGDTKLIMEKMMKWCDKAYGMKYVALRYFNVAGAKSDGTIGEDHQPESHLVPIILQVALGQREKLAIYGDDYNTPDGTCIRDYVHIEDLIDAHIRSIEYLENGGESNIFNLGSSKGFSVQEILGAARSVTEKTIPAEVVARRAGDPGILIASSDKARKILGWEPKYTDIKDIIATAWKWHESHPNGYK; encoded by the coding sequence ATGAGTATTATCGTTCTTGGTGGAGCAGGCTATATTGGCTCACATGCAGTAGCCGAATTAGTTAATCGTGGATATAATGTAGTCGTCGTGGATAATTTAAAAACTGGTCATAAAGAAGCAATTCATGAAAAAGCAAAATTTTATCAAGGAGACATTCGGGATAAAGATTTTTTAAGTTCCGTTTTTGAACGTGAGACTGTGGATGGGGTCATGCATTTTGCAGCTAGTTCTCTTGTTGGTGAATCGATGGAAGAGCCACTTAAATATTTAAATAATAACGTTTATGGAACACAGATTTTACTTGAAGTGATGGAACAATTTGGCGTGAAAAATATCGTGTTTTCTTCTAGTGCAGCGACATACGGGGAACCTGAGCAAGTTCCGATCATTGAGAGCATGCCGACAAATCCAGAAAGCACCTATGGAGATACGAAATTAATTATGGAAAAAATGATGAAGTGGTGTGACAAAGCATACGGAATGAAGTATGTTGCGCTACGCTATTTCAATGTTGCGGGTGCAAAATCTGACGGCACTATTGGCGAAGATCATCAACCAGAATCACATCTTGTGCCAATTATTTTACAAGTAGCACTCGGGCAGCGCGAAAAATTAGCTATTTATGGAGACGATTATAATACGCCAGATGGTACATGTATCCGGGATTATGTTCATATTGAGGATTTAATTGATGCCCATATTCGGTCGATCGAGTACTTGGAAAATGGTGGGGAAAGTAATATCTTTAATTTGGGCAGTAGCAAAGGTTTCTCCGTGCAAGAAATCCTCGGAGCTGCTCGTAGTGTAACGGAGAAAACCATTCCAGCAGAAGTAGTAGCAAGACGAGCGGGCGATCCAGGAATACTTATTGCATCTAGTGACAAAGCAAGAAAAATACTAGGCTGGGAACCGAAATATACAGATATAAAAGATATTATTGCAACAGCTTGGAAATGGCATGAGTCGCATCCAAATGGTTATAAATAA
- a CDS encoding acyltransferase, translated as MRRLEKLKAPDEKVNTLFQVYKTISFWRALKNTIVIEFGRFFPWMGGKRHIYRACLGMKIGEKTAIAYKVMPDLFFPEKITIGANSIIGYQTTILTHEYLIAEYCIGEVVIGDNVMIGANVTILPGVTIGDGAIVAAGAIVSKDIPAESFAYGNPLMIKEKAILE; from the coding sequence TTGAGGCGGCTAGAGAAGCTAAAAGCCCCTGACGAAAAAGTCAACACGCTGTTTCAAGTATATAAGACGATTTCTTTTTGGAGAGCGTTAAAAAATACAATTGTTATCGAGTTCGGTCGTTTTTTTCCATGGATGGGCGGCAAAAGACATATATACCGTGCATGTCTAGGAATGAAAATTGGCGAAAAAACTGCAATTGCGTATAAAGTGATGCCTGATTTATTTTTTCCTGAGAAGATTACGATTGGAGCAAATTCGATTATTGGCTACCAAACAACTATTTTGACGCATGAATATTTGATTGCAGAATATTGTATCGGCGAAGTGGTTATTGGAGATAATGTCATGATTGGCGCAAATGTTACAATTCTCCCCGGGGTTACAATTGGGGATGGGGCAATCGTCGCCGCGGGAGCCATTGTTTCAAAGGATATACCAGCAGAAAGTTTTGCTTATGGAAATCCTTTAATGATCAAAGAAAAAGCTATTTTGGAGTAA
- a CDS encoding tetratricopeptide repeat protein yields MDKNKKISAKIFPFYPNGQFYFERGVEAFREQRIKEAIRYLVRASELEPGESVILCQLAICYTEIGQFHKSNQLLRDVLEKRDGSMDYCYYFIANNFAYMKDYRRALQYANRYLEMAAEGDYAEEARDLIEVLLEETPFGETIENGFSKQEQEFYAYKKEINRYLAEEDSASACDILKKVIDEKPNFWPAYNQLASLYFEQLKEADGVRVLSDLLARNPGNLLGLCDFFIYHFYKGQREVADALYAELRDVLPVLSHHKEKLGLIHAMMGDYEEADDLFEQVTDLEVTERSKYYYYRAKSAYYIGDVEGAKMFWHSFLECDLYEDVRFPWEREIDLTNDTRLVLEMLQTEDELTHLLGVYALTISSNRPELMLFHPLLDMSKWTYMEHLMFTDFDYFPDGDVEQNCYLISKAMTILRENGVLFNKENLPLYETLFSFVLNDNRKELILGRYTKEIVAKAIAMVFLPELEFAIAEEFDCTKCATEIQQFLSR; encoded by the coding sequence ATGGACAAAAACAAAAAAATATCTGCAAAAATTTTTCCATTTTATCCAAATGGGCAATTTTATTTTGAACGTGGTGTGGAAGCGTTTCGTGAGCAAAGAATCAAAGAAGCAATTCGTTATTTGGTGCGAGCTTCAGAGCTAGAGCCCGGGGAATCGGTTATTCTTTGTCAACTCGCGATATGTTATACAGAAATAGGACAGTTTCATAAATCCAATCAGTTACTACGGGATGTTTTGGAAAAACGAGATGGAAGTATGGATTATTGCTATTATTTTATTGCTAATAATTTTGCTTATATGAAAGACTACAGACGGGCGCTACAATATGCTAACCGCTACTTAGAAATGGCTGCAGAGGGTGACTACGCAGAAGAAGCGCGTGATTTAATTGAGGTTCTACTGGAGGAAACACCTTTTGGGGAAACGATAGAGAATGGTTTTTCTAAGCAGGAGCAAGAATTTTACGCTTATAAGAAAGAAATTAATCGCTATTTAGCTGAAGAGGATAGTGCATCTGCATGTGATATCTTAAAAAAAGTCATTGATGAAAAGCCGAATTTCTGGCCAGCATATAATCAATTGGCTTCACTTTACTTTGAGCAATTAAAAGAAGCGGATGGAGTAAGGGTTTTAAGTGATCTACTTGCGCGAAATCCCGGTAATTTATTAGGGCTTTGTGATTTCTTTATTTATCATTTCTACAAAGGTCAGAGGGAAGTTGCGGATGCGCTTTATGCTGAGCTTCGTGATGTCTTACCAGTTCTTTCGCATCATAAAGAAAAGCTTGGATTGATTCATGCGATGATGGGAGATTATGAAGAAGCAGATGACTTATTTGAACAAGTAACTGATTTGGAAGTAACCGAGCGAAGTAAATATTATTACTATCGTGCAAAATCTGCTTATTATATAGGTGATGTGGAAGGCGCCAAAATGTTTTGGCATTCTTTCTTAGAGTGTGATTTATACGAAGATGTGCGATTCCCTTGGGAGCGAGAAATAGATTTGACGAATGATACGCGGCTTGTTTTAGAGATGCTTCAAACGGAGGATGAGTTGACACATTTGCTAGGGGTCTATGCGCTAACGATATCGAGCAATCGGCCTGAATTGATGCTATTTCATCCGCTACTTGATATGAGCAAGTGGACTTACATGGAGCATTTGATGTTTACTGATTTTGATTATTTCCCTGATGGAGACGTGGAGCAAAACTGCTATTTGATTTCAAAAGCAATGACTATCCTTCGAGAAAATGGGGTTTTGTTTAATAAAGAAAATCTGCCATTATATGAAACGTTATTTTCTTTCGTTTTAAACGATAATAGAAAAGAGTTAATACTTGGACGCTATACGAAAGAAATTGTCGCTAAAGCAATTGCAATGGTATTTTTACCAGAGTTAGAATTTGCTATAGCGGAAGAATTTGATTGTACTAAGTGTGCGACAGAGATACAGCAATTTCTGAGCAGATAA
- a CDS encoding phospho-sugar mutase, protein MNWQEEYQKWTKNEALDNSLKAQLNKISSDETELEDSFYRNMEFGTAGMRGVLGAGTNRMNIYTIRKASFGLAQFVAENGEEAKKRGIVIAYDPRHMSREFAFESAAVLGKHGVKSYVFEALRPTPELSFAVRFLNAFGGIVITASHNPPEYNGYKIYGEDGGQMPPTGANAVTEYIDSVNDIFSVKVADQEELINNGLLEVISEKVDRPYLEKLKEVIVNKDLVRKQGKDLKIVFTPLHGTGGILGVPALESVGFTNIIKVDEQFVNDPDFGTVKSPNPENREAFLLAIEYGKKHDGDILVGTDPDADRLGVAVRNHTGDYEILSGNQIGAIILHYLLKQKKAQNELPKNAAVLKSIVTSNLGTAIAKHFDVQMIEVLTGFKFIAEQIKLFEETGKHTFEFGYEESNGYMVKSFTRDKDAIQAVLAISEVALVCKTEGRDLLAELDQIYAEFGYYKEDLVSLTLSGKDGSERIKEITSGFREQLPTSMGGFKIERAEDYLRSETTWINSGETEVIKLPTADVIKCYFEDGSWFCLRPSGTEPKIKFYFSIRGENQEESTTKLEKIKTDLLAYIEA, encoded by the coding sequence ATGAACTGGCAAGAAGAATATCAAAAATGGACCAAAAATGAAGCTTTAGATAATTCTTTAAAGGCTCAATTAAATAAAATATCTTCCGACGAAACGGAACTAGAAGATAGTTTTTATCGTAATATGGAATTTGGTACGGCAGGAATGCGCGGAGTACTTGGCGCAGGGACTAATCGAATGAATATTTATACGATCCGAAAAGCATCTTTTGGCTTAGCTCAATTTGTTGCTGAGAACGGGGAAGAAGCGAAGAAACGAGGGATTGTTATTGCTTATGATCCGCGTCATATGTCACGAGAATTTGCGTTTGAATCCGCGGCAGTTTTAGGTAAACATGGTGTTAAAAGTTATGTTTTTGAAGCACTACGCCCGACACCGGAGCTTTCCTTCGCGGTAAGGTTCTTAAATGCATTTGGTGGGATTGTCATTACAGCAAGTCATAATCCACCAGAATACAATGGCTACAAGATATACGGAGAAGACGGCGGTCAAATGCCTCCAACTGGCGCAAATGCCGTAACGGAATACATAGATTCAGTAAATGATATTTTTTCCGTGAAAGTGGCTGACCAAGAAGAATTAATTAATAACGGTTTATTAGAAGTTATTAGTGAAAAAGTGGACCGTCCTTATTTAGAAAAATTAAAAGAAGTGATTGTTAATAAAGACCTTGTTCGTAAGCAGGGCAAAGATTTGAAAATTGTCTTTACGCCGCTTCATGGTACTGGTGGGATTTTAGGTGTGCCCGCGCTTGAAAGTGTTGGATTTACTAATATTATTAAAGTTGATGAACAATTTGTAAATGATCCTGATTTTGGAACAGTGAAATCACCAAACCCTGAAAATCGGGAAGCTTTCTTACTAGCAATTGAATATGGTAAGAAGCATGATGGAGATATTTTGGTTGGGACTGACCCTGATGCTGACCGTTTAGGAGTAGCTGTTCGTAACCATACGGGAGACTATGAAATTCTTTCTGGCAATCAAATTGGCGCAATTATTTTGCATTATTTATTAAAACAAAAGAAAGCGCAAAATGAATTACCAAAAAATGCTGCAGTTTTAAAATCAATTGTAACTAGTAATTTGGGGACCGCAATTGCTAAACATTTTGATGTTCAAATGATTGAGGTGCTAACGGGCTTTAAATTTATTGCTGAGCAAATTAAATTGTTTGAAGAAACTGGTAAACACACTTTTGAATTTGGTTATGAAGAAAGTAATGGCTACATGGTGAAGTCGTTTACTCGTGATAAAGATGCTATCCAAGCAGTTCTAGCTATTTCGGAAGTGGCGCTTGTTTGTAAAACAGAAGGACGCGATTTGTTAGCTGAGTTGGATCAAATTTACGCGGAGTTTGGTTATTATAAGGAAGACCTTGTGTCGTTAACGCTTAGTGGAAAAGATGGCTCGGAACGGATTAAAGAAATTACAAGTGGCTTCCGTGAGCAACTTCCAACAAGTATGGGTGGCTTTAAGATTGAGCGAGCAGAGGATTATCTCAGAAGTGAAACGACTTGGATAAATTCAGGTGAAACAGAAGTAATTAAGCTCCCAACCGCTGATGTTATTAAATGTTATTTTGAAGATGGTTCATGGTTCTGCTTGCGTCCATCAGGAACAGAACCGAAAATCAAATTCTATTTTAGTATTCGCGGAGAAAACCAAGAAGAAAGTACAACTAAATTAGAAAAAATAAAAACAGATTTACTTGCCTATATTGAGGCTTAA
- the trxB gene encoding thioredoxin-disulfide reductase: MASEGKIYDVIIIGAGPAGMTAALYTSRADLDTLMIERGVPGGQMVNTAEVENYPGFDSILGPDLSDKMLSGAKQFGAEYAYGDIKEVIDGKEFKTVTAGSKTYKARAIVIATGAEHRKLGADGEEELSGRGVSYCAVCDGAFFKERELIVVGGGDSAVEEGTYLTRYADKVTIIHRRDKLRAQQILQDRAFKDEKVDFIWNSTVEEIIGDGKKVTGAKLVSTVDGSESIMPVDGVFIYVGLVPLTKAFLNLGITDDEGYIITDEEMRTNRPGIFAAGDVRAKSLRQIVTATGDGGLAGQNAQKYVEELKEALEAETAK; the protein is encoded by the coding sequence ATGGCTAGTGAAGGAAAAATTTATGATGTAATTATTATTGGGGCGGGACCAGCTGGAATGACAGCGGCTCTTTATACTTCCCGTGCAGATTTAGATACATTAATGATTGAACGTGGTGTACCAGGCGGACAAATGGTAAATACAGCCGAGGTAGAAAATTATCCTGGGTTTGACAGTATTTTAGGACCAGATTTGTCTGATAAAATGCTTAGTGGCGCAAAACAATTTGGTGCTGAGTATGCATATGGTGATATTAAAGAAGTAATTGATGGAAAAGAATTTAAAACGGTAACGGCAGGTTCAAAAACATATAAAGCTCGGGCGATTGTTATTGCTACTGGAGCTGAACACCGCAAACTTGGAGCGGATGGTGAAGAAGAGCTTAGCGGTCGCGGCGTTTCTTACTGTGCGGTTTGTGATGGTGCCTTCTTTAAAGAACGTGAGCTAATTGTTGTCGGTGGTGGAGACTCAGCTGTAGAAGAAGGAACTTACTTGACTCGCTACGCTGACAAAGTAACGATTATTCACCGTCGCGATAAATTACGCGCGCAACAAATTTTACAAGATCGTGCTTTTAAAGATGAAAAAGTTGATTTCATTTGGAATAGTACAGTAGAAGAAATTATTGGCGATGGCAAAAAAGTCACTGGAGCTAAACTTGTTTCTACTGTAGATGGTTCGGAATCTATTATGCCAGTTGATGGAGTCTTTATCTATGTTGGTCTAGTACCACTTACGAAAGCTTTCTTGAACTTAGGTATCACAGATGATGAAGGTTATATTATCACGGATGAAGAAATGCGTACGAATCGTCCTGGGATTTTTGCAGCTGGCGATGTTCGTGCTAAAAGCTTACGCCAAATTGTCACTGCTACAGGTGACGGTGGGCTTGCTGGACAAAATGCGCAAAAATATGTAGAAGAATTAAAAGAAGCGCTAGAAGCAGAAACAGCTAAATAA
- the lgt gene encoding prolipoprotein diacylglyceryl transferase, with protein MDNGIQPLDPVAIQLGNISVKWYGVIIASAVVIALLLALSEANKRKMDKEIIVDLLIWAIPISIISARIYYVIFEWDFYKNNLGEIVKIWHGGIAIYGALIGAVLTAVIFSRIKKISFWQLADVVAPSLIIAQAIGRWGNFMNQEAHGVETTRAFLEGLHLPDFIINQMYIDGVYYQPTFLYESLWNVLGFIILLVIRRTKIRRGELFLGYVIWYSFGRFFIEGMRTDSLMWGAFRVSQALSLFLIILAIGIIVYRRLKMNPPYYMEDKYGKVAKKK; from the coding sequence ATGGATAATGGTATACAGCCGCTTGATCCGGTGGCGATTCAACTTGGGAATATTTCTGTCAAATGGTATGGGGTAATTATTGCTTCAGCTGTTGTGATTGCACTTCTTCTTGCGCTTAGTGAGGCAAATAAACGTAAAATGGATAAAGAAATTATTGTCGATTTACTTATATGGGCGATTCCAATTTCGATTATTAGCGCTCGAATTTATTATGTTATTTTTGAATGGGATTTTTACAAGAATAATTTAGGTGAAATTGTCAAAATTTGGCATGGGGGAATTGCGATATATGGAGCGCTAATTGGTGCAGTTTTAACCGCAGTGATTTTCTCGCGTATTAAGAAAATTTCTTTTTGGCAATTGGCAGATGTGGTTGCTCCGAGTTTAATCATTGCCCAAGCGATTGGTCGTTGGGGGAATTTCATGAACCAAGAAGCTCACGGGGTGGAAACAACACGAGCTTTTCTAGAAGGATTACATTTACCAGATTTTATCATCAACCAGATGTACATAGATGGGGTCTATTATCAGCCAACTTTTTTATATGAGAGTTTATGGAACGTACTCGGGTTTATCATATTACTAGTGATTCGCCGCACGAAAATACGACGCGGAGAACTTTTCCTTGGTTATGTGATTTGGTATTCGTTTGGCAGATTCTTTATCGAAGGAATGAGAACGGATAGCTTGATGTGGGGGGCTTTCCGTGTTTCACAAGCTTTATCCTTATTCTTAATTATTTTGGCGATTGGGATAATAGTATACCGCCGACTAAAAATGAATCCACCATATTATATGGAAGATAAATACGGAAAAGTAGCAAAGAAAAAATAA
- a CDS encoding phage holin family protein, whose amino-acid sequence MRWIIGVIINSVLFVALSGFFTSFHVDGFMTALLASFILAILNMLIRPILLLLTLPINIFTLGLFTFVINALMLELTTFFMGASFQFDSFGTALIIAAIMAFANMIINSVLWSKKEA is encoded by the coding sequence ATGCGTTGGATTATAGGAGTAATCATTAACTCGGTACTTTTTGTAGCTTTATCTGGATTCTTTACAAGTTTTCATGTAGATGGATTCATGACAGCGTTACTAGCGAGTTTTATCTTAGCAATTCTTAATATGCTAATCCGCCCTATATTACTTCTTTTGACTTTACCTATTAATATTTTCACACTCGGGCTATTTACCTTTGTTATTAATGCGCTGATGCTAGAGCTGACAACTTTCTTTATGGGGGCTTCATTCCAATTTGATAGTTTCGGTACAGCACTAATTATCGCAGCAATTATGGCATTTGCGAATATGATTATCAATTCCGTTTTATGGAGCAAAAAAGAAGCATAA